One Salminus brasiliensis chromosome 5, fSalBra1.hap2, whole genome shotgun sequence DNA segment encodes these proteins:
- the hacl1 gene encoding 2-hydroxyacyl-CoA lyase 1 codes for MAEVTGAQIIAEALKSQNVEYMFGIVGVPIIEVAMAAQAAGIKYVGMRNEQAACYAASAIGYLTGRPAVCLVVSGPGLIHALGGMANANMNCWPVIVIGGSSDQNQETTGAFQEFPQVEACRLYSKFSARPSSLAMIPAVVEKAIRSSIYGRPGACYIDISGDMVNAKVNQDSVRFVSCCPPPPVSLASSAEISVAVRVLKQAQRPLLIIGKGAAYGRAEKEIKELVELTGLPFLPTPMGKGVLPDDHPNCVAAARSKALLQADVVVLLGARLNWILHFGFPPRFSPHVKVIQVDVCAEELSNNVRATAALLGDVRAVVGQLVESLRSDRWRYPSNTEWWVTLREKMASNAQMSKALALRAALPMNYYTAFHHIAELLPKDSIIVSEGANTMDIGRTMLLNHYPRHRLDAGTFGTMGVGPGFAIAAAVLEKAQQTGRRVVCVEGDSAFGFSGMEVETMCRYKLPVIIIVINNNGIYSGVDADTWREMEKIGDMTTIAPPVTLLPEARYEQVMSAFGGCGYLVRTVEELRSALQQSLRDTANPSLLNVLIDPASDRKQQEFPWLTRSNL; via the exons ATGGCAGAGGTGACAGGAGCGCAGATCATCGCAGAGGCTCTGAAGTCTCAG AATGTGGAGTACATGTTTGGCATTGTCGGGGTGCCCATCATTGAGGTGGCCATGGCTGCTCAAGCTGCTGGTATCAAGTATGTGGGCATGCGAAATGAACAAGCA GCCTGTTATGCTGCTTCTGCGATTGGATATTTGACAGGACG TCCAGCGGTGTGTCTGGTTGTGTCGGGACCAGGACTGATCCACGCACTTGGTGGGATGGCCAATGCCAATATGAATTGCTG GCCTGTGATAGTCATTGGAggctcctctgatcagaaccaGGAGACCACTGGAGCATTTCAAGAATTCCCTCAG GTAGAAGCCTGTCGCCTTTACAGCAAGTTCTCTGCCCGCCCGAGCAGCCTGGCCATGATCCCAGCTGTAGTTGAAAAG GCAATAAGGAGCAGTATTTACGGTCGTCCAGGAGCATGCTACATAGATATCTCTGGAGACATGGTGAATGCCAAAGTGAACCAGGACAGTGTCAG GTTTGTATCCTGCTGTCCCCCTCCTCCAGTGAGCCTGGCTAGCAGCGCAGAAATCTCTGTGGCTGTCCGAGTACTTAAACAGGCCCAGAGACCACTACTCATCATCGGCAAAG GTGCGGCGTATGGCCGGGCAGAGAAGGAGATTAAAGAGCTGGTGGAACTGACTGGGTTGCCCTTTCTACCTACTCCCATGGGGAAAGGAGTGCTTCCTGATGACCACCCAAATTGTGTAGCCGCTGCCAGATCAAA AGCTCTCCTGCAGGCAGATGTGGTGGTGCTGCTGGGGGCCAGACTTAACTGGATCCTGCACTTTGGCTTCCCTCCCAGATTCAGTCCTCATGTAAAAGTTATTCAG GTGGATGTGTGTGCAGAGGAGTTGAGTAATAACGTTAGAgctacagcagcactgctgggaGATGTGAGGGCTGTGGTGGGCCAG CTGGTTGAAAGTTTGAGGTCAGACAGATGGAGATACCCATCAAACACTGAGTGGTGGGTGACACTGAGAGAGAAGATGGCTTCTAATGCTCAGATGTCAAAG GCTCTTGCTCTCCGTGCTGCTCTGCCTATGAACTACTACACAGCTTTCCACCACATTGCTGAGCTTTTGCCCAAAGACAGCATCATTGTGAGTGAGGGAGCCAACACAATGGACATCGGCCGCACCATGCTTCTCAACCACTACCCCCGGCACAG gttGGACGCTGGGACTTTTGGCACTATGGGAGTGGGGCCAGGTTTTGCCATTGCAGCTGCAGTACTGGAGAAGGCTCAGCAGACAGGTCGCAGAGtggtgtgtgtggaaggagacaGCGCCTTTGGCTTCTCTGGCATGGAGGTAGAAACCATGTGCAG ATATAAACTACCAGTCATCATCATTGTCATCAACAATAACGGCATCTATAGTGGAGTGGATGCAGATACCTGGAGGGAGATGGAGAAGATAGGAGACATGACCACTAT agccCCTCCAGTGACTCTACTGCCAGAGGCACGGTATGAGCAGGTGATGTCTGCGTTTGGAGGCTGTGGGTATTTGGTGCGGACAGTGGAAGAACTTCGCAGTGCACTGCAGCAAAGCTTAAGAGACACAGCCAACCCAAGCCTGCTCAATGTGCTGATAGACCCGGCCTCCGACCGCAAGCAACAG gAGTTCCCCTGGCTGACTCGCTCCAATCTGTAA